The following coding sequences are from one Nicotiana tabacum cultivar K326 chromosome 1, ASM71507v2, whole genome shotgun sequence window:
- the LOC142164664 gene encoding uncharacterized protein LOC142164664 has translation MIVSLSARSKIAFIDGSCPKPATTSPDYKQWDRCNNMVISWLTSSLSPDIAESVQYSETAESIWKQLNNRYGSVNGTKVFELKRELASTYQGSLDIASYFTKLTRIWDELGIMCSSHANSCNCAAKESPQKEKEEDKVHQFLMGLNEVYVGVRSNLLMMQPLPSLDNVYNILLQDEKQ, from the coding sequence ATGATAGTGTCATTGTCTGCTAGGAGCAAAATAGCATTTATAGATGGTTCATGCCCTAAACCTGCTACAACTTCCCCTGATTATAAACAATGGGACCGTTGTAATAATATGGTGATATCTTGGTTAACAAGTTCATTATCACCGGATATAGCTGAAAGTGTTCAATACTCTGAGACAGCCGAAAGTATATGGAAACAATTAAATAATAGGTATGGTAGTGTAAATGGGACTAAAGTTTTTGAATTAAAAAGGGAACTTGCCTCTACCTATCAGGGATCCCTTGATATTGCTTCATATTTTACAAAACTTACGAGAATCTGGGATGAATTGGGAATAATGTGCAGTAGTCATGCAAATTCTTGCAATTGTGCTGCTAAAGAGAGTCCCCAAAAGGAGAAAGAGGAGGATAAGGTCCATCAGTTTCTCATGGGATTGAATGAGGTTTATGTTGGTGTGAGAAGCAATCTGTTGATGATGCAACCTCTGCCATCCCTCGATAATGTCTATAACATTCTTCTTCAAGATGAAAAGCAATGA